Part of the Cystobacter ferrugineus genome, GGTTGGATTCAGCGCGCGAGGGCTGGCCGGCGGCGGGGCTCTACCCGCGAGGCACCGAGTTCCTCCACAGCCTGCGCTACCTCGATGTGGAGGGGGGCCAGGTGCGCATGGCCGCGCGGATGAAGGAGCTGCGCTACATGCGCAAGACGCGTTGGCGCACGTACAGCGAGTTGCAACTGGCGGCCGAGGCCGAGGCTCGCGAGAAGATGAAACACGCGGACGTGCTCAAGAAGGTGCACGCGGAAGTGGAGCGCGGGGTGGGGACGGGCACCGGCTGGGTGATGCAGGGGTTCATCGAGGCGGCCGACGGCGAGCTGCGGCCGCAGAATGTCGAGGAGACCACCGCCTGCATCGGGTGCCATGGCGGCGTGGGGGCGACGACGGACAGCACGTTCAGCTTCGCGCGCAAGTACGCTCCGGGCACGGCCGTGCGGGAGGGCTGGTACCACTGGGGGACGCGCGGGCTGAAGGGCCTGCCGGAGCCCCGGCGTGCCGATGGCCGGGGTGAATACGCGCACTGGCTGGAGCAGGTGGGCGGCGGCGACGACTACGGGAGCAACGACGAGCTCCAGGCGCGCTTCTTCCGAGGGGACGGGACGCTCAGGCCCGACGCGGTGAAGGCGCTGACGCGGGACATCTCGACGTTGCTCGTGCCCTCGCCCGCGCGGGCGCTGCGGTTGGACAGGGCGTACCTGGGGCTGGTGAAGGCGCAGCGCTTCGAGCGGGGCCGGGACGTGGTGGTGGGCGCGACGCCCCACGTGCGGCAGCGGCTGGAGCAGGACGGGGAGACGGGCATCGCCGAGGCCGTTGTTCCGGGGTGGGTGCGGCCGGAGCGGACCGCCTCGCGCTGAGGGCCGCTGGGAGCGGAACGGGCCCTACGTCTTGTCGCGCGAGATGGGCCCGACCTTGGCCTTGGTGACCCGGAGATAGTCCGCGGGCGCGAGGAGGATCTGCGTGCCGCGAATGCCCGCGGAGATGGAGATGGTGTCGAACAGCTCGATCGTCTCGTCCACGAACACGGGGTAGTCCTTCTTGGCGCCGATGGCCGTGCAGCCGCCGCGCACGTAGCCCGTGAGCGGCTGGAGCTCCTTGAGTGGCACGGTGTCCACCTTCCGGTCGCCGCTCAGCCGCGCGAGCGCCTTGAGATCCAACTCCCCATTGCCCGGCACCACGGCCATGAGGACGCCGGTGCGGTCGCCCCGGGCCACGAGCGTCTTGAAGAGCTGCTCCGGCGGCATCCCCACCTTGGCGGCCACGGACTCGGCGGACAGGTCCTCCAGGTCGACCTCGTAGTCGCGCAGCGTGTAGGCGATGCCGAGCGAGTCGAGGATGCGGGCCGCGTTGGTCTTCATGAGCTCCTCTAGGCCCCCATGGCCTGGCGAGCGGCCTGGATGCGGGCGAGTGCCTCCTCGGGGGTGGAGCCCACGGCGGACAGGTGGCCCATCTTGCGGCCCGCGCGCGCCTCGCGCTTGCCATACAGGTGCAACCGCACGCCGGGCATGGCGAGCACGGCCTCGAAGCGGGGCCCCCCCTCGCGCAGCCACAAGTCCCCGAGCAGGTTGACGATGGCCGCGGGGCGCACCACCTCCACCGAGCCCAGGGGCAGGTTGCACACCGCGCGCACCGCCTGCTCGAACTGGCTGGTGAGGCAGGCCACCTCGGTGGCGTGGAAGCTGTTGTGGGGCCGCGGCGCCAGCTCGTTCACCAGCAGCCGCCCGTCCTTGAGCAGGAAGAGCTCCACCACCAGCAGTCCCTCGACCGAGAGCGCCGTGGCCATGGCGCGTCCCAGCTCCACCGCCTGGGCGCTCACCTCGGGGGGAATCTGTCCTGGCAGCAGGGACCAATCGAGGATGCGCTCCTCGTGATGGTTGTAGGCGGGCGGGTACACCACCACCTCGCCCCGGGGCGAGCGCGCCACCAGCACGGACAGCTCCGCCTCCAGGTCCAGCGCGGCCTCCACCACCACGGGCCGCTGGCCCAGCTCCCGCCACGCCTGGGGGGCCTCGGCGCTGGACTTCACCGGGTACTGGCCCCGTCCGTCATAGCCGCCCTCGCACGCCTTCACGAAGCAGCGGCCGCCCAGGGCCTCCACCGTCGAGGTCAGCTCGGCCTCGCTGTTGGCCTGCTGCCAGGGGCCCTGGGGGAACCCGCCCTGGGCGAGCCACGCGCGCTGCCGGCCGCGGTTCTGCACCACCTCCAGGACGTGGGCGCCCGGACGCATGGGCGCGTGCTGGGCCACGGCGTTGAGGGTGGCGAGGGGAATCTTCTCGATCTCCAGTGTCACCACGTCGCTCGCGCGCGCGAGCCGCCGGGCCTCGTCGGCGTTGCCGAAGTCGGCGGTGTAGCACTGGTCCACCACGAAGCGCGCCGAGCACGCGGGATCCGGATCCAGCGACTGCACCTGATAGCCGAGTGTGCGCGCGGACAGGGCCATCATCCGGCCGAGCTGTCCACCGCCGAGGATGCCGAGCGTGCCGCCGGGAAGAATGGTGCGCGTGCTCATGAGATCTCCCGGTCCTGGAGCACTTCGTTGGTGCGGGCCTGGCGCCAGGCGGCGAGCCGCGGGCGCAGCTCGGGGTACTTGAGCGACAGGATGGAGGCGGCGTACAGGGCGGCGTTGACGGCGCCCGGCTTGCCGATGGCCATGGTGCCCACGGGCACGCCCTTGGGCATCTGCACGATGGACATGAGCGCGTCGAAGCCGTTGAGCACGGTGGCGGGGATGGGGATGCCGAGCACGGGCAGCAGCGTCTTGCTGGCCACCATGCCGGGCAGGTGCGCCGCGCCTCCGGCCGCCGCGATGATGACGGACAGGCCCCGCGACTCGGCCGTCTCGGCGTACTGCATCATCCAATCCGGCGTGCGGTGGGCGGACACCACCCGGACCTCATGCGGAATGGCCAGCTCCTTGAGGACGTCGATTCCCGGGCGCAGATGCTCCAGGTCGCTCTTGCCGCCCATGATGACGCCTACCCACGGTGTGTCCGCGCTCAAGCGCTTGCCTCCTGTGCGCCCCCCGGGTGATTGCCGCGAGGGGGAGAAAGCACTCGGAGATAGGGTGGGGGGCTGGCGCCGGTCAACACGGAAAATCGAGCCCGGGTGCTCCGGAGCCCGGTGGATGCCCGGCCGGAGCCCGAGCGGTGTTCAGTAGGTGGAGCCCAGGCGTCCGAAGCTCTTGAGGCTCTTGCTCTTCGAGCGCTTGACGGCCGCGTCCACTGCCGCGCCGTGCTCGGCCTGCTCGTAGTCCCGGAGCAGCTCCTGCTGTTCGGCCAGGTCCGCCGCCACCGCGGAGGGGGTGGCCACCTCGCCCGCCTGCTCGAAGAGCGCCTTGTTGCTCGCCACGTAGCTCTTGGCCTCCTCCTTGCGCCCCTCGCGCAGGGCCTCGGCGGCCAGCGTCAGGTTCTTCGCGCTCAGGGCCCGGGCCGCGTACACGGTGGCCTCCTTGTCCCGCCGGGCGAGGATCTCCTCCATCCGTGGCGTCACCCGCGCGCCCAGGTCCACCACGTGGAGCTGCCGCTCGTTGTCGCGCGGAGGCCGGAAGGACAGGGACACCTCGGTCACGTGGACCGGGCTGTCCACCCGTGCGTCCTCCACGATGAGCCGCGCCACCACCCGCTCCGTCTGTCCCGAGGAGAAGTCGGGCAGCCGCACCGTCACGCGGCGTCCTTCCTGCTGGAAGCGGTAGCCCAACATCTCCTCCAGCCGCACTCCCTGGGGCAGGGTGAAGGACAGCGCCACGTCACGCGCCACGCTGGTGGAGGCCTGCCGCAGATCCTTCTGGAAGAGGGAGCCGAGCTGGGCCGCGTCCTCGAGGAAGCCGTAGGCGCCCGAGCCCAGCTCGGCGAAGCCCTGCATCAGATCCTCGTTGAAGTCCGTGCCCACGCCGATGGCGCTCACGGTGATGCCTCCGGTGCGGATGTCCCGGACGAGCGCCGACAGGTCCGCGTCCTCGATGAGGCCCTCGGTGGGCTGGCCGTCGCTCAGGAGGATGATGCGCTCGACACAGCCGGTGCACCCGGAGGCGCGCACCTGCGCGCGGCCCTCCTGGAGTCCCGCGGAGATGTTGGTGCCGCCATCGTCCCAGATGCCGTCGATGTACTGGAGCATCTGCTTGCGGTTGTCGGGGGTGGCCGGCAGTCCTCTCAGGCCGCGCACGTCCGAGCCGTAGTGGACGATGGCCAGCCAGTCATCCTCGCGCAGCAGGTCCACGAGGTGGCGCGCCGCCTGTTTGGCCTGTTGCAGCTTGTAGCCGCGCATGGACGTGGAGCGGTCGATGACCAGCGCCAGGTTCACCGGCATCCGCCGGGCGCCTGGCACTTCCATGCCGGTGATGTCCACCGTGGCGAACAGCTCCGAGGTGCCCGGGGGAATGTAGGGATGGGACAGCCGGGCCGTCATCTTCAACGCGCCCGACGCCTCCGCCCGGGGCTGGAGGTTGAGCGGCCCGTGGGGGCGCACCGGACTGGCTCCATGGGAGTCCTCCGGAGGCGTCGAGAACGGGGAGGGGGGCAGCCCCAGCACCAGGGCGGTGAGGGCGAGCACGCCGGCCAGGGAGACGAAGACGGCCGTCTTGTTCATGCGGAGGGGCTCCTGCGGGAGGACGAGGGGCCCGGCTGCTCACGCATGGCGCGGCGAAAAGGTCTGAAGACCCTCTCTCTCTCCGCGAAGTCGCGCTCAGCTTCCCGTCGTGCCCACGCCCTTGGAGGCGCAGAAGTTCGGCGACTCGGTCCGGCCGAAGTACTCCTCGAACGTCACGGGATCATTCTTCTTCAGGTCCGACAGCGCCGTCTCATCGAGCAGCAGCGGACGGCATCCCAGGGTCTGCTTGACGTCATCGACCGTTGACGGGTGGGTGACCGAGCAGTCGGTGGCGCTGTCCAGGTTGCACGGTGCGCTGCAATAGCCCAGCACCTGGAGGGCGTCGCCCTCGCCCGTCGTCTTGAGTTCGGTGCCCGCGGTGCGCACGCACACCAGCTCCTCACAGTCCACCGAGCCGAAGGAGATGAAGTCTTCGTTGAACCGGATGTCATTCGGGGAGACGGGGATGGCTTCCAGTCCCGTTGTCCCCTTGGGATCCTTCTTCACCAGCACACATGGCTTCCCAGTGTCGGAAGGGACCTCGCACCCGCCGCACAGCAGGGCGGCACCCAGAAGAAGAGCCAGACGCGCAGACATCGACGTGTACCTCACCAGAATCAGTTGAAACGTGGGGGCCCACCGTAGCACAGCGCCCCGGACTGCCAACCGTGTCGCGTGCGCGGGGGGTCGCCGCCTGCTCGCCCTGGACATTGACCTTGCAAGAATACCGAGGGGGCAGACATGGGCCGGGGAAACCATTTTGAGCGGTTGATGGCCCACGAGAGTGGCGCATAGGATGCGAACTCGTAGCCGCCTCCGATGTTGGATCCACATCGGTTGGCGGGAAGACGCCCCAATGACACGGAGCTCCCGGAAGTGAATCGCCTCCAGGCCGCCCTGCTCGCGTTGTTCCTCGCGCCCGCAGTACCGGCACTCGCACAGAACCAAGAAGAGGGGCTCGGACTCGATCTGAGCGGTGATCCCCAGAAGCCCCAGCAGGAAGAGACGGAAGCCGCCGCGGAGCCGCCTGCGGAGGAGCCTCCATTGCCCTCGCCCGTCGCGGAGGCCCCACCGGCGGAGCCGCTCACGCCGGCCGAGCGCGACGTCACGCTCGACGATCGCGTGAAGAGCGTGCAGCGCAAGGTGTACCTGAAGAAGAACCGCTTCGAGCTGGCGCCCTTCGTCACCCTGTCGGTGAACGACCCGTACTACACCAAGCTGGGGACCGCGGTGCGCGGGGCGTACTACCTGTCGGACACGCTGGCGATCGCCGGGCGCTTCTCGATCATGCAGGTGCTGCCCGAGGATGACGTGCGCATCGCCAAGACCACCTTCCAGGGCCGCATCTTCTACTCGGTGCCCCAGTGGACCGCCATGGGCGACGTGGAGTGGAGCCCGCTCTACGGCAAGGTGGCCTTCCTCAACGACATCCTCCACTTCGACGCCTACCTCCTGGGCGGACTGGGTGTGGTGAACACCGAGGCGGCGACGAGCTATGCGGTGGGCCCGCTTCCCGCCGCTGACCTCGGCATCGGCATGCGCTTCGTGGCCAAGGACTTCCTCGCGGTGAACGTGGCGCTCATCAACACGACCTACGTGGACCGGCCCCGGTTCACCACCAAGGGCGCCACCCAGAACCTCATGACCCTCAACGCTGGCATCTCCATCTTCTTCCCCCTCAAGTCGACTGGACGGGACGCCGAATGAAGACCGCCCATCGTCTGCTGATCGCCCTGGCCCTCGTGCCCGGGCTCGCGCTGGCCCAGGCTCCCGCCGCGCCGGCAACTCCCGCCGCGCCGGCCAAGCCCGCCCCGGCCCCCGCCGCCAAGCCCGCTCCCGCCAATCCGGCCGTCCCGCCCAACAGTCCCGTGGTATCCGGCTCGTCCGAGCAGGAAGCCGGTGACGTGTCGGAAGTGGACAAGGATCGGCTCGGGCCCCTGCGCGAGCGCGTGGTGCCCGTCTCCGGCCACCTCTTCCTCAAGAAGGGCCGCCTGGAGCTGAGCCCCTCGGCGACCTTCTCCATCAAGGACGCCTTCTATTCGAAGTACATCTTCGGCGGCGTGCTCACCTACCACTTCACGGAGACGCTGGGCATCAGCCTGCGCGGCGGCTACTCCCTGCCCACGGTGGCCGCGGCCGCGCAGATCTGCACCTTCGATTCGACGGGCGGCAACACCACCCGCGGCTGCCGCCGGCCCACCTTCCAGGATCTGGAGGACAAGGCGCCGGGGAAGATCCTGCTGACGGGCGGACTCGACGTGCAGTGGGCGCCCATCTACGGGAAGATGTCGCTCCTGTCCGAGCAGTTCCTGCACTTCGACCTGTACGGCATCGCGGGCGCCTCCGCGATTCAGTACCGCGCGCCCGGCTCGACGGAGATCACCGCGGGCGGCAACGTCGGCGTGGGTATGCGCTTCGTCGTCAACCGCTGGATGACGGTGCGCACCGAGTTCCGTGACCTCATCTACGTGGAGAAGGCCGTCAACCCGGCCACCACGCTGCGCAACCAGCTGCTGTTCGAACTGGGTGTGTCCTTCTTCTTCCCCAACGCCCCTCCTGAATCATGAAACGTCTGCTCAAGCCCTTCTGCCTCTCCCTCCTCGGGCTCACGCTGACGTGGGCCCAGCCCTCGCCCGCGCAGAGCTTCGAGGGCCTGGACATCTCCCAGCCCAAGAACAAGAAGAAGAAGAAGTCCTCGCGCAAGCCCCGTGGCGGCAAGAAGTCCGGCGCCACCCAGGCTCCGGCCTCCGACGAGTCGGAGTCGGATGCCGCGGCGGATTCCTCGGACTCCTCGGCGGCCACGAACCCTCCGGCGGCTCCCGCGGCTCCCGCGGCTCCCGTGGCTCCCGTGGCCCCTCCGGCCGAGGGCACCGCCGCGCAGCCTCCCTCCATGGGGTTGGATCTGACGGCGGACACGCCGCCTCCCACCCAGACCGCGCCCACCATGTCCTTCGACGCGGTGGACGTGTCCGGCAAGAGTGGAGACCGCCAGCGCCTGGACGTCGCCGTGTCGCTCTTCAAGAACGACGAGTACGACAAGGCGGCGATGAGCGCCTTCGAGATGCTCCAGGATCCCAAGCTCGCCGGCCTCCACATGGAGGCGCGCTACGTGCTGGCCAAGGCCCTCTACCGCATGGGCCTGTACCACTCGTCGCTCGGTGAGTTCTCGAAGATCCTCGCCGTGGGCCCGGAGACGAAGTTCTTCCGCACCAGCCTCGAGTGGCTCTTCTTCATCAGCCGCAAGACGAAGAACGAGTCCGTCATCCTGGATGAGCTCGCGCGCCACGCGAACCAGGAGTTCCCCGATCGCTTCCGCAGCGAGTTCCACTACCTGCTGGCCCGCTACCACTTCGTGCGTGGCAAGGCGCTCGACGAGGTGGGCCGCAAGGAGGACGCGGACAAGAGCTTCAACGAGGTCAAGCGCCTCGTGCTGCTCATCCCCAAGACGGACGTCTTCTACCCGCGCGCCAAGTACCTCGAGGGTCTGGCCTTCTTCCGCTTCGGCAACAAGGCCGCCACCGCGTCCGCGCGCCGCACGGACATCAACACCCTGGGCGCCATCGACTCCATGAAGGAAGTGGTGCGCGTCACGCGCAACACCGCCGGCCTGGACGCGGAGCAGGTGTCGGCGAACCAGAAGCTGCGCGAGCTGGCGTTCATGCAACTGGGCCGCACGCACTACGGCATGCAGCAGAACCGCTACGCCCTGTTCTATTTCAACAAGGTGGAGCGCGGCACCTCGCAGTGGCTCGAGTCCATGTTCGAGTCGAGCTGGGCCAACTACCGCGTGGGCCAGTACGAGCAGGCGCTCGGCAACCTGATCACGCTCTCCTCGCCCTTCTTCCGCGAGGAGTACTTCCCGGAAGCGATGATCCTCAAGGCGGTCATCTATTACGAGAACTGCCGCTACCGCGAGTCGAGCCTCATCCTCCAGGACTTCGAGCGCACCTACCTGCCCGTGCATGATCAGCTCGAGATCATCACCAAGAAGCAGCTCGACGCGGCCGAGTCCTACGGCGTGCTCGCCGACGTGCAGAAGAAGAACAAGGATGGTCAGGAGAAGGGCGAGACGGATCGCATCCTCGAGCGCATCCTGCGCCTGGCCCTCACCGACCAGGATCTCAAGAAGACGAACGACTCCATCCTCGAGCTGGAGGGGGAGATGGACGCCTTCTCCGAGAAGGGCGACACCTTCCGCTACTCCGAGCTGACCAAGCAGTTGCTCGAGGGCCTCAAGACGCAGCGCACCGCGCTCATCGAGAAGGCCGGTATGATGGCCAAGGGCAAGCTGGAGACGGAGCTCGCGGCGCTCAAGCAGTTGCTCGCCAACGGTCTGCGCATCAAGTTCGAGACCGTCACCAAGGAGAAGGAGTTCCTGGAGGAGCAGCTCAAGGCGGGCGGCCAGGTCTCCATCGTCAAGAAGTACAGGTACTCGGTGGCGGTGGCGGATGATCAGCTCTACTGGCCCTATGAGGGCGAGTACTGGCGCGACGAGCTGGGCACCTACCAGTACACGATGACCAAGGGCTGCGTGCAGCGCGACTCGGCCAACCGGAACATCCAGCAGGCCAGCGGCGCCAACTGAGTCTGTCTCTCCGGACAGAGGGCCTCCCGCCGGGGGGCTTCTCGTCGGGTGAGACTCGTTTCCGGGGGGTTGGATCCAGGTGGATCCAACCCCCCATCGTTTTTCCCAAACCAGTAGGATGGGCCCCATGGCCATCAAGCCCGTCACCATTGCCTTCGACGTGATGGGGAGCGACCACGGTCCGGCCGAAGTCATCCGGGGTGCCGCGCAGCTCTCGCTGGAGTCCCCTCACATCCACGCGCTGCTGGTGGGAGACCGAGCCGTCATCGATGACGTGCTCGCGGCCACCCGGCACAGCGGCGAGCGCATCTCCGTGCAGCACGCCTCGGGGTTCATCGCCATGGACGAGAAGCCCGGCGAGGCCCTGGCGCGCAAGCCGGACGCCTCGGTGTCGGTGGCGGCGCGGCTGGTGGCCGAGGGCGAGGCGGATGCGCTGGTGTCCGCGGGCAACACGGGCGCGTGCGTGCTCGCGTGCGCGCGCCACTTCCAGCTCCTGCCGGGCGTGCGGCGCGCGGCGCTCGCGGCGGTGTACCCCACGCGCATGCGCCACGGTGGCAAGGAGGATCCCTTCTCGCTCATCCTCGACGTGGGCGCCACGGTGGAGGCCACCGCGGATGACCTGGTGACGTTCGCGGTGATGGGAGCGGCCTACGCGCGCATCATCTCGCGCAACGAGCAGCCCAAGGTGGCGCTCCTGTCCAATGGCACCGAGTCCACCAAGGGGCCGCGCCACGTGGTGGAGGCGCACGCGAGGATCGCCGGGCTGCCGGGCATGAAGTTCCTCGGCAACGTGGAGGGCGTGGACATCCCCAAGGGCACCGCGGACGTGGTGGTGACGGACGGCTTCGTGGGCAACGTGTGCCTGAAGATGCTC contains:
- the purK gene encoding 5-(carboxyamino)imidazole ribonucleotide synthase — protein: MSTRTILPGGTLGILGGGQLGRMMALSARTLGYQVQSLDPDPACSARFVVDQCYTADFGNADEARRLARASDVVTLEIEKIPLATLNAVAQHAPMRPGAHVLEVVQNRGRQRAWLAQGGFPQGPWQQANSEAELTSTVEALGGRCFVKACEGGYDGRGQYPVKSSAEAPQAWRELGQRPVVVEAALDLEAELSVLVARSPRGEVVVYPPAYNHHEERILDWSLLPGQIPPEVSAQAVELGRAMATALSVEGLLVVELFLLKDGRLLVNELAPRPHNSFHATEVACLTSQFEQAVRAVCNLPLGSVEVVRPAAIVNLLGDLWLREGGPRFEAVLAMPGVRLHLYGKREARAGRKMGHLSAVGSTPEEALARIQAARQAMGA
- a CDS encoding vWA domain-containing protein; translated protein: MNKTAVFVSLAGVLALTALVLGLPPSPFSTPPEDSHGASPVRPHGPLNLQPRAEASGALKMTARLSHPYIPPGTSELFATVDITGMEVPGARRMPVNLALVIDRSTSMRGYKLQQAKQAARHLVDLLREDDWLAIVHYGSDVRGLRGLPATPDNRKQMLQYIDGIWDDGGTNISAGLQEGRAQVRASGCTGCVERIILLSDGQPTEGLIEDADLSALVRDIRTGGITVSAIGVGTDFNEDLMQGFAELGSGAYGFLEDAAQLGSLFQKDLRQASTSVARDVALSFTLPQGVRLEEMLGYRFQQEGRRVTVRLPDFSSGQTERVVARLIVEDARVDSPVHVTEVSLSFRPPRDNERQLHVVDLGARVTPRMEEILARRDKEATVYAARALSAKNLTLAAEALREGRKEEAKSYVASNKALFEQAGEVATPSAVAADLAEQQELLRDYEQAEHGAAVDAAVKRSKSKSLKSFGRLGSTY
- a CDS encoding outer membrane beta-barrel domain-containing protein: MNRLQAALLALFLAPAVPALAQNQEEGLGLDLSGDPQKPQQEETEAAAEPPAEEPPLPSPVAEAPPAEPLTPAERDVTLDDRVKSVQRKVYLKKNRFELAPFVTLSVNDPYYTKLGTAVRGAYYLSDTLAIAGRFSIMQVLPEDDVRIAKTTFQGRIFYSVPQWTAMGDVEWSPLYGKVAFLNDILHFDAYLLGGLGVVNTEAATSYAVGPLPAADLGIGMRFVAKDFLAVNVALINTTYVDRPRFTTKGATQNLMTLNAGISIFFPLKSTGRDAE
- the purE gene encoding 5-(carboxyamino)imidazole ribonucleotide mutase; translated protein: MGGKSDLEHLRPGIDVLKELAIPHEVRVVSAHRTPDWMMQYAETAESRGLSVIIAAAGGAAHLPGMVASKTLLPVLGIPIPATVLNGFDALMSIVQMPKGVPVGTMAIGKPGAVNAALYAASILSLKYPELRPRLAAWRQARTNEVLQDREIS
- the cglC gene encoding adventurous gliding motility lipoprotein CglC, producing MWIQHRRRLRVRILCATLVGHQPLKMVSPAHVCPLGILARSMSRASRRRPPAHATRLAVRGAVLRWAPTFQLILVRYTSMSARLALLLGAALLCGGCEVPSDTGKPCVLVKKDPKGTTGLEAIPVSPNDIRFNEDFISFGSVDCEELVCVRTAGTELKTTGEGDALQVLGYCSAPCNLDSATDCSVTHPSTVDDVKQTLGCRPLLLDETALSDLKKNDPVTFEEYFGRTESPNFCASKGVGTTGS
- a CDS encoding outer membrane beta-barrel domain-containing protein translates to MKTAHRLLIALALVPGLALAQAPAAPATPAAPAKPAPAPAAKPAPANPAVPPNSPVVSGSSEQEAGDVSEVDKDRLGPLRERVVPVSGHLFLKKGRLELSPSATFSIKDAFYSKYIFGGVLTYHFTETLGISLRGGYSLPTVAAAAQICTFDSTGGNTTRGCRRPTFQDLEDKAPGKILLTGGLDVQWAPIYGKMSLLSEQFLHFDLYGIAGASAIQYRAPGSTEITAGGNVGVGMRFVVNRWMTVRTEFRDLIYVEKAVNPATTLRNQLLFELGVSFFFPNAPPES
- the ybaK gene encoding Cys-tRNA(Pro) deacylase produces the protein MKTNAARILDSLGIAYTLRDYEVDLEDLSAESVAAKVGMPPEQLFKTLVARGDRTGVLMAVVPGNGELDLKALARLSGDRKVDTVPLKELQPLTGYVRGGCTAIGAKKDYPVFVDETIELFDTISISAGIRGTQILLAPADYLRVTKAKVGPISRDKT
- the gltC gene encoding adventurous gliding motility protein GltC; translation: MKRLLKPFCLSLLGLTLTWAQPSPAQSFEGLDISQPKNKKKKKSSRKPRGGKKSGATQAPASDESESDAAADSSDSSAATNPPAAPAAPAAPVAPVAPPAEGTAAQPPSMGLDLTADTPPPTQTAPTMSFDAVDVSGKSGDRQRLDVAVSLFKNDEYDKAAMSAFEMLQDPKLAGLHMEARYVLAKALYRMGLYHSSLGEFSKILAVGPETKFFRTSLEWLFFISRKTKNESVILDELARHANQEFPDRFRSEFHYLLARYHFVRGKALDEVGRKEDADKSFNEVKRLVLLIPKTDVFYPRAKYLEGLAFFRFGNKAATASARRTDINTLGAIDSMKEVVRVTRNTAGLDAEQVSANQKLRELAFMQLGRTHYGMQQNRYALFYFNKVERGTSQWLESMFESSWANYRVGQYEQALGNLITLSSPFFREEYFPEAMILKAVIYYENCRYRESSLILQDFERTYLPVHDQLEIITKKQLDAAESYGVLADVQKKNKDGQEKGETDRILERILRLALTDQDLKKTNDSILELEGEMDAFSEKGDTFRYSELTKQLLEGLKTQRTALIEKAGMMAKGKLETELAALKQLLANGLRIKFETVTKEKEFLEEQLKAGGQVSIVKKYRYSVAVADDQLYWPYEGEYWRDELGTYQYTMTKGCVQRDSANRNIQQASGAN
- the plsX gene encoding phosphate acyltransferase PlsX, encoding MAIKPVTIAFDVMGSDHGPAEVIRGAAQLSLESPHIHALLVGDRAVIDDVLAATRHSGERISVQHASGFIAMDEKPGEALARKPDASVSVAARLVAEGEADALVSAGNTGACVLACARHFQLLPGVRRAALAAVYPTRMRHGGKEDPFSLILDVGATVEATADDLVTFAVMGAAYARIISRNEQPKVALLSNGTESTKGPRHVVEAHARIAGLPGMKFLGNVEGVDIPKGTADVVVTDGFVGNVCLKMLEGVHETVFELAQYAHKESLRWRAGLAMLAGGIQRIKDITDWEQYGGAPVLGFDRIFIKAHGRSHARAIANAGKIAAKAAANELGKSIQQGLAR